A genomic region of Christiangramia sp. OXR-203 contains the following coding sequences:
- the rpsD gene encoding 30S ribosomal protein S4 has protein sequence MARYTGPKTKIARKFGEAIFGDDKSFEKRNYPPGQHGNNRRRGKKSEYAIQLMEKQKAKYTYGILERQFRNMFEKATRAQGITGEVLLQLCESRLDNVVYRMGVAPSRRAARQLVGHRHITVNGELVNIPSYHLKAGDVVGVREKSKSLGVIQESLSNSSNVYEWLSWNSEKKEGTFVSVPGRVQIPENINEQFIVELYSK, from the coding sequence ATGGCAAGATATACTGGTCCAAAAACTAAAATAGCCCGTAAGTTCGGTGAAGCTATTTTTGGTGACGACAAATCTTTCGAAAAAAGAAATTATCCTCCAGGACAGCACGGTAATAACCGTCGTAGAGGAAAGAAATCGGAATATGCAATCCAGTTGATGGAAAAGCAAAAAGCTAAGTATACTTATGGTATCCTTGAGCGTCAATTCCGTAATATGTTTGAAAAAGCAACCAGAGCACAGGGTATTACCGGTGAGGTTCTTCTTCAACTTTGTGAGTCTCGTTTAGATAATGTAGTGTACCGTATGGGTGTAGCGCCTTCAAGAAGAGCTGCTCGTCAATTAGTAGGTCACCGTCATATCACTGTAAACGGAGAACTTGTAAATATTCCTTCTTACCACCTAAAGGCTGGTGATGTTGTTGGGGTAAGAGAAAAATCTAAATCACTTGGTGTGATTCAGGAGTCATTATCTAATAGCAGTAATGTTTACGAATGGCTTTCATGGAATTCTGAAAAGAAAGAAGGTACTTTCGTTTCTGTTCCAGGAAGAGTTCAAATTCCTGAAAACATCAACGAGCAATTTATAGTCGAATTATATTCGAAATAA
- the ykgO gene encoding type B 50S ribosomal protein L36: protein MKVRASIKKRSADCKIVRRKGRLYVINKKNPRFKQRQG, encoded by the coding sequence ATGAAAGTTAGAGCATCAATAAAAAAGAGAAGTGCCGACTGCAAGATTGTTCGCAGGAAAGGGCGCCTTTACGTTATTAACAAAAAGAATCCTAGATTTAAACAAAGACAAGGCTAA
- a CDS encoding DNA-directed RNA polymerase subunit alpha → MAILNFQKPDKVIMIDSTDFEGKFEFRPLEPGYGLTVGNALRRVLLSSLEGFAITSVRIEGVDHEFSTIAGVVEDVTEIILNLKQVRFKRQIDEIDNESVTISVSGEEQLTAGHFQKFISGFQILNPDQVICHMDKKVNLNMEVTIEKGRGYVPAEENKKANAPLGTIFVDSIYTPIKNVKYSIENYRVEQKTDYEKLVFEIISDGSIHPKDALTEAAKTLIHHFMLFSDERITLEADEIAQTETYDEESLHMRQLLKTKLVDLDLSVRALNCLKAAEVDTLGDLVSYNKNDLMKFRNFGKKSLTELEELVSNKGLNFGMDLSKYKLDKD, encoded by the coding sequence ATGGCAATACTAAATTTTCAGAAGCCCGATAAAGTTATAATGATTGATTCTACAGATTTCGAAGGGAAATTTGAATTTCGCCCTTTGGAGCCTGGATATGGATTGACTGTTGGTAACGCTTTAAGACGAGTGCTTTTATCTTCTTTGGAAGGTTTCGCGATCACTTCAGTAAGAATTGAAGGTGTAGATCACGAATTCTCTACCATCGCAGGTGTAGTGGAAGATGTAACTGAGATCATTTTGAACCTAAAACAAGTTAGATTCAAAAGACAGATCGATGAGATCGATAACGAATCAGTAACAATTTCAGTTTCCGGAGAAGAGCAATTAACTGCCGGTCACTTCCAGAAATTTATTTCAGGTTTCCAAATCCTAAATCCAGATCAGGTGATCTGTCATATGGATAAGAAAGTAAATCTGAACATGGAAGTTACCATTGAAAAAGGTAGAGGTTACGTTCCGGCAGAAGAAAACAAGAAGGCCAATGCACCACTAGGTACCATATTCGTAGATTCTATTTACACTCCTATAAAGAATGTAAAATATAGTATCGAGAATTACCGTGTGGAGCAGAAGACTGACTATGAGAAGCTGGTATTCGAAATCATTAGTGACGGTTCTATCCATCCTAAAGATGCTTTAACTGAAGCTGCGAAAACTCTAATTCACCACTTTATGTTGTTCTCTGATGAGAGAATCACTTTAGAGGCTGATGAGATCGCTCAGACTGAAACTTATGATGAAGAAAGTCTTCACATGAGACAATTGCTTAAAACTAAACTGGTCGATCTTGATCTGTCTGTTAGAGCGTTGAACTGTCTAAAAGCTGCTGAAGTTGATACTTTAGGAGACCTTGTTTCTTACAATAAGAATGACCTTATGAAGTTCAGGAATTTCGGAAAGAAATCTCTAACTGAATTAGAAGAACTTGTAAGTAATAAAGGTTTAAACTTTGGAATGGACCTTTCAAAATATAAACTCGATAAAGACTAA
- the rplQ gene encoding 50S ribosomal protein L17 — translation MRHGKKTNHLGRKTAHRKAMLANMACSLIEHKRINTTVAKAKALKVFVEPLVTKSKDDTTHNRRIVFSKLRSKEAVSELFREVAPKVGDRPGGYTRVIKLGSRLGDAAEMALVELVDFNETYNVSGDKPKKKKSTRRAGKKKAEETTAQPDEAKAETKKEESKAEEPKTDNKEDKKDE, via the coding sequence ATGAGACACGGAAAAAAAACAAATCATTTAGGTAGAAAAACAGCTCATCGTAAAGCTATGCTTGCGAATATGGCATGTTCCCTAATTGAACACAAGCGCATCAACACTACAGTTGCAAAAGCTAAAGCTTTAAAAGTTTTTGTTGAGCCTCTAGTAACTAAGTCTAAAGATGATACTACTCACAACAGACGTATTGTTTTTAGTAAGTTAAGAAGCAAAGAAGCAGTTAGCGAACTATTTCGCGAGGTTGCTCCTAAAGTAGGTGATCGTCCAGGTGGATACACAAGAGTTATCAAACTTGGTAGTCGTCTTGGAGATGCTGCTGAAATGGCCCTTGTCGAATTGGTTGATTTCAATGAGACTTACAACGTAAGCGGAGATAAACCTAAGAAGAAAAAGTCTACTCGTAGAGCAGGTAAGAAGAAAGCTGAAGAAACTACGGCTCAACCTGACGAAGCGAAGGCCGAAACAAAAAAAGAAGAGTCTAAAGCTGAAGAGCCTAAGACAGATAATAAAGAAGATAAAAAAGACGAATAG
- the carA gene encoding glutamine-hydrolyzing carbamoyl-phosphate synthase small subunit produces MKYQAKRKAIILLEDGTIFYGKAVGNAEGEASGEVCFNTGMTGYQEIFTDPSYYGQLMVTTNAHIGNYGTSKDENESNGAKIAGLICKNFSYVQTRPSADQTLQEFLDANKIFAISDVDTRALVTYIRENGAMNAIISTDVENIESLQNKLKGVPDMNGLELASKVSTKEAYYYGDENSDLRIAALDVGIKTNILRHLAQRGAYIKVFPYDASYEDMKSWDPDGYFLSNGPGDPQPLENAIRVTKQIIENDHPLFGICLGHQIIALANGIETYKMHHGHRGINHPVKNLVTGKGEITSQNHGFSVDKAQTEAHANVEVTHVCLNDQTLGGLAMKSKNVFSVQYHPEAGPGPHDASYLFDEFIDRIKKKQSA; encoded by the coding sequence ATGAAATATCAGGCTAAAAGAAAAGCGATCATTTTACTGGAAGATGGAACGATCTTCTATGGAAAAGCAGTAGGTAATGCTGAAGGTGAGGCTTCAGGGGAAGTATGCTTCAACACCGGTATGACAGGATACCAGGAGATCTTTACTGATCCTTCTTATTATGGGCAGCTCATGGTGACCACCAATGCTCATATTGGTAATTATGGTACGAGTAAGGATGAGAATGAATCCAACGGAGCTAAAATTGCTGGGTTGATTTGTAAAAACTTTAGCTACGTACAAACCAGACCTTCAGCTGATCAAACACTACAGGAATTTTTAGATGCCAATAAGATCTTTGCAATATCTGATGTAGATACCCGTGCGCTTGTTACTTATATTCGCGAAAATGGCGCCATGAACGCTATTATATCGACAGATGTTGAAAATATTGAATCTCTTCAGAATAAGCTTAAGGGGGTTCCGGATATGAACGGTCTTGAACTTGCTTCGAAAGTTTCTACAAAAGAAGCTTACTATTATGGGGATGAAAATTCAGATTTAAGAATTGCAGCATTGGATGTTGGTATTAAAACGAATATTCTACGTCACCTTGCTCAACGCGGTGCTTACATCAAAGTTTTTCCTTATGACGCCAGTTATGAAGATATGAAATCATGGGACCCAGACGGTTATTTCCTGTCCAATGGTCCCGGAGATCCTCAGCCACTTGAAAATGCAATTCGGGTAACAAAACAGATCATTGAGAACGATCATCCTTTATTCGGAATTTGCCTTGGTCACCAGATCATTGCACTTGCTAATGGTATTGAAACTTACAAGATGCATCATGGTCACCGCGGAATTAATCACCCGGTAAAGAACCTGGTTACCGGTAAAGGTGAGATCACTTCTCAAAATCATGGTTTCTCTGTAGATAAAGCGCAAACCGAAGCTCACGCAAATGTGGAGGTAACCCATGTTTGCCTAAATGATCAAACGCTTGGTGGATTAGCTATGAAATCAAAGAATGTGTTCTCTGTACAATATCACCCGGAAGCTGGTCCAGGGCCACATGACGCTAGTTATCTTTTCGATGAATTCATAGATCGCATCAAGAAAAAGCAGTCAGCATAG
- the eno gene encoding phosphopyruvate hydratase gives MSAILDIHARQIFDSRGNPTVEVDVYTENGIMGRAAVPSGASTGEHEAVELRDGGDDFMGKGVSKAIENVNGEIAQKLLGFSVFEQNLIDQTMRDLDGTPNKSKLGANAILGVSLAVAKAAANELNMPLYRYIGGVSANTLPVPMMNIINGGSHSDAPIAFQEFMIMPVMAESFSHALKTGTEIFHNLKKVLHDRGLSTAVGDEGGFAPTLDGTEDALDTILKAIKQAGYEPGKEVMIALDCAAAEFFVDGKYDYTKFEGDKGKIRTSEEQAEYLAELASKYPIISIEDGMDENDWEGWKAVTDKIGDKVQLVGDDLFVTNVERLGRGIKENIANSILIKVNQIGTLTETIAAVNMAHNAGYTSVMSHRSGETEDNTIADLAVALNTGQIKTGSASRSDRMAKYNQLLRIEEELGEVAYYPQDKAFKIK, from the coding sequence ATGAGCGCAATTTTAGATATACATGCACGTCAGATTTTTGATTCAAGAGGAAATCCAACCGTAGAAGTAGATGTTTACACAGAAAATGGGATAATGGGTAGAGCTGCAGTTCCATCTGGAGCATCCACCGGAGAGCATGAAGCTGTTGAACTTCGTGACGGAGGAGATGACTTTATGGGTAAAGGAGTATCTAAAGCGATCGAGAACGTAAATGGGGAGATAGCTCAAAAGCTTTTGGGTTTTTCTGTATTTGAACAAAATCTTATCGATCAAACGATGAGAGACCTTGATGGAACTCCTAACAAATCAAAGTTAGGTGCTAATGCCATTTTAGGTGTTTCCCTAGCTGTTGCCAAAGCAGCTGCGAATGAACTTAATATGCCATTGTACAGATACATTGGTGGAGTTAGTGCTAACACACTACCTGTACCTATGATGAATATTATTAACGGAGGTTCACATAGTGACGCTCCTATTGCGTTTCAGGAATTTATGATCATGCCGGTAATGGCAGAGAGTTTTTCTCATGCTTTAAAGACAGGTACAGAGATCTTCCATAATTTGAAGAAAGTACTTCATGATCGTGGGTTGAGTACTGCAGTAGGTGATGAAGGTGGTTTTGCACCGACTCTTGATGGAACTGAAGATGCTTTGGATACCATACTAAAAGCTATTAAGCAGGCTGGATACGAACCAGGCAAGGAAGTAATGATTGCACTGGATTGTGCCGCTGCTGAATTTTTTGTGGATGGTAAGTATGATTACACCAAATTTGAAGGTGATAAGGGTAAAATTAGAACTAGTGAAGAGCAGGCAGAATACCTGGCAGAATTAGCATCTAAATACCCGATTATTTCTATTGAAGATGGTATGGATGAAAATGACTGGGAAGGTTGGAAAGCCGTTACTGATAAGATCGGAGATAAAGTTCAGTTAGTTGGAGATGACCTTTTCGTGACGAATGTAGAGCGTCTTGGAAGAGGAATTAAAGAAAATATCGCCAACTCAATACTTATCAAAGTAAACCAGATTGGTACTTTAACCGAAACTATCGCTGCTGTAAATATGGCTCACAATGCCGGATATACATCAGTAATGTCACACCGTTCTGGAGAAACAGAGGATAATACAATTGCAGATCTTGCAGTTGCGCTGAATACAGGACAGATCAAAACAGGTTCTGCATCAAGAAGTGATAGAATGGCTAAATACAATCAACTACTTAGAATCGAAGAAGAATTGGGTGAGGTTGCATATTATCCGCAAGACAAAGCTTTTAAGATAAAATAA
- a CDS encoding glycogen synthase, whose translation MKSKFLFVAAENDAIPRCKAGGMGDVVRDVPRQIAARGDEAIVITPSYSRIHLQDSNRITEIKFTFRGVPHTGEFYEVQGKKEIEGIRHFVIHHHDIKAGDIAHIYFNDADQPFFTDANIFSLFCSAVAATIKDGVFGEINFVHLHDWHTSMLLFLREFDPEYKLLKSIRFVYSIHNLAIQGIRPFSNNYSSVDAFFPNVPYDHELLMDRRYPDCINLMAVGIRLADAVHTVSPSYMEDIQKPSDPPHFIGGEGLEEDLKMANHENRLFGILNGANYTNINSVEKGILFRQCIRRLFRWLQEENKDYKSHYLAHTGEKLTRWQQKQPDFICSSVARLTEQKFFYFKENPELLPALMRKLEEVNGIYLLLGTGAPEYETIFREASYKYKNLIFINAQSESVIDMLYQESDLYLMPSQFEPCGISQMLAMRNGQPCLVHNTGGLKDTVIHGKTGFSFDGETTAEKTADFLKQFSYAVDLFFQNKKEWKKIKQNAKKQRFTWDKSVDAYYEFLYKDDVNSVN comes from the coding sequence TTGAAATCTAAATTCTTATTTGTCGCTGCGGAAAATGATGCAATTCCACGTTGTAAAGCCGGGGGAATGGGCGATGTAGTAAGGGATGTTCCAAGACAGATCGCTGCTAGAGGCGATGAAGCAATTGTGATCACTCCATCTTACTCCAGGATCCATCTTCAGGATAGCAATCGTATCACTGAAATTAAATTTACTTTTAGAGGTGTTCCTCATACCGGGGAGTTTTATGAAGTTCAGGGGAAAAAGGAAATAGAAGGTATCAGGCATTTCGTAATTCATCATCACGATATAAAAGCGGGTGATATTGCGCATATTTATTTTAATGATGCTGACCAGCCATTTTTCACAGATGCTAACATATTTTCTCTCTTTTGTTCTGCAGTTGCAGCTACCATAAAAGATGGTGTCTTCGGAGAGATCAATTTTGTTCATTTACACGACTGGCACACCAGCATGTTATTATTCCTGCGAGAATTCGATCCTGAGTATAAACTTCTGAAAAGCATTCGCTTTGTGTATTCGATCCACAACCTGGCAATACAGGGGATAAGACCTTTCAGTAATAATTATTCCTCGGTAGATGCATTTTTTCCGAATGTCCCGTATGATCATGAACTTTTAATGGATAGAAGATATCCAGATTGTATCAACCTTATGGCTGTTGGGATCAGGCTGGCTGATGCAGTACATACAGTTTCGCCTTCTTACATGGAAGACATACAAAAACCGAGTGATCCGCCGCATTTCATTGGTGGAGAAGGTCTGGAAGAGGACCTTAAAATGGCAAATCACGAAAACCGACTTTTCGGAATCCTCAACGGAGCGAATTATACCAATATTAATTCCGTTGAAAAAGGGATACTATTTAGGCAATGTATCCGTCGACTTTTTCGCTGGTTACAGGAAGAGAACAAGGATTATAAATCACATTACTTAGCGCACACAGGAGAAAAACTTACGCGTTGGCAACAAAAGCAACCGGATTTTATTTGTAGTAGCGTAGCCCGGTTAACTGAACAGAAGTTCTTTTATTTCAAAGAAAACCCAGAACTTTTACCAGCTCTAATGAGAAAACTTGAAGAAGTAAATGGTATTTATCTTTTACTAGGTACAGGTGCGCCAGAGTACGAAACAATATTTAGAGAAGCCAGCTATAAATACAAAAATCTAATTTTCATCAATGCCCAGTCTGAAAGTGTGATCGATATGCTTTACCAGGAATCTGATCTTTACTTGATGCCAAGTCAGTTTGAGCCTTGTGGAATTAGCCAGATGCTGGCGATGAGAAATGGACAACCCTGTCTGGTTCATAATACCGGAGGTTTGAAAGACACGGTTATTCACGGTAAAACAGGATTTAGTTTTGATGGTGAAACTACTGCTGAGAAGACGGCTGACTTTTTAAAGCAGTTCTCGTATGCGGTGGATCTTTTCTTTCAGAATAAAAAGGAATGGAAGAAAATCAAACAGAATGCTAAAAAACAGCGCTTCACCTGGGATAAATCTGTAGATGCGTATTACGAGTTTCTGTATAAAGATGATGTTAATTCGGTAAATTGA
- the rpsM gene encoding 30S ribosomal protein S13 → MARIAGVDIPKQKRGVIALTYIFGIGRSRAQEILAQAKVDQSKKVSEWDDDEIGKIREAVGQFTIEGELRTEVQMSIKRLMDIGCYRGIRHRAGLPLRGQRTKNNSRTRKGRRKTVANKKKATK, encoded by the coding sequence ATGGCAAGAATTGCAGGGGTAGATATACCTAAACAAAAGCGAGGAGTTATAGCGTTGACCTATATCTTCGGAATTGGCAGAAGCAGGGCTCAAGAGATACTTGCACAAGCTAAAGTAGACCAGAGTAAGAAAGTTTCTGAATGGGACGATGATGAAATCGGTAAAATTCGTGAAGCCGTTGGTCAGTTTACAATCGAAGGTGAGTTGCGTACTGAAGTTCAGATGAGCATCAAACGTCTTATGGACATTGGATGTTACAGAGGAATTCGTCACAGAGCTGGTTTACCTTTAAGAGGGCAGCGTACTAAGAATAACTCGAGAACCAGAAAAGGTAGAAGAAAAACAGTTGCTAACAAGAAAAAAGCAACTAAATAG
- the infA gene encoding translation initiation factor IF-1 — protein MAKQAAIEQDGTIIEALSNAMFRVELENGHVVTAHISGKMRMHYIKLLPGDKVKLEMSPYDLTKARITYRY, from the coding sequence ATGGCAAAGCAGGCAGCGATTGAACAAGACGGAACCATTATTGAAGCATTGTCTAATGCAATGTTTCGTGTGGAATTAGAGAATGGTCACGTAGTGACTGCACATATCTCTGGAAAGATGCGTATGCATTACATTAAATTACTTCCTGGAGATAAGGTGAAACTGGAAATGAGTCCTTATGATTTAACTAAGGCTCGAATAACTTACAGATACTAA
- a CDS encoding outer membrane beta-barrel protein has product MKNFVALFAFLICATASSQIQFEKGYFVTISGERVNCLIKNSDWVYNPESFDYKLSKNTEVKTAELKEIQEFKVNEFYFINESAKIEMSSEKTSDLSSDRSPDFTVKNVFLRLLIDGEVDFYEYVSRNKVNFFYRKNGEKLEPLIQKKYRVNSKIKENLRYRQQLISDLKCNDRNFDVTDIAYSRRDLMGYVQNLNKCLGSDSDIYFNSQKNSKWVLYPVVGLGLANLEVDKGLGAGGTSLSGLEYSVGLELEYIFNFNKYKWSTAIETTYRGFQDEQLIENAGYKSDLRVRYNSVSTFLALRHYFYLSEKSKLFVHIGPIVDVPVGSEILYANTGRAMDPVLNELDTNFGLGLGIGYTVSDKLSIGVDYTSKNIAGEKFVEANYDLDWKSSYSSFSLKLEYAIF; this is encoded by the coding sequence ATGAAAAATTTCGTCGCCCTATTTGCATTTCTAATATGTGCAACTGCATCTTCCCAAATCCAGTTTGAAAAAGGTTATTTCGTAACTATCTCAGGTGAAAGGGTTAATTGCTTAATTAAGAATTCAGACTGGGTATACAATCCAGAAAGCTTTGATTACAAACTAAGTAAGAACACAGAGGTCAAGACTGCTGAATTAAAAGAAATTCAAGAATTCAAAGTAAATGAGTTTTATTTTATCAATGAATCTGCAAAGATTGAAATGTCTTCCGAGAAAACAAGTGACCTAAGTAGCGATAGAAGCCCAGACTTTACTGTAAAGAATGTATTTCTAAGATTACTGATAGATGGTGAGGTTGATTTCTATGAATATGTATCCAGAAACAAGGTTAATTTCTTTTACAGAAAGAATGGAGAAAAATTAGAACCATTAATTCAAAAGAAATACCGAGTAAACAGTAAGATAAAAGAGAACCTAAGGTATCGTCAACAATTAATATCAGACCTTAAATGTAACGATAGGAATTTTGATGTAACTGACATCGCTTATAGTCGTAGAGATTTGATGGGCTATGTCCAAAATTTAAATAAATGTCTGGGATCAGATTCAGATATCTATTTTAATAGTCAGAAAAATTCAAAATGGGTCTTGTATCCGGTAGTAGGTTTAGGATTGGCAAACCTAGAAGTTGACAAGGGACTCGGCGCAGGGGGGACAAGTTTAAGTGGACTGGAATATAGTGTTGGATTGGAATTGGAGTATATTTTCAATTTTAACAAGTATAAATGGTCTACAGCTATCGAAACGACTTATAGAGGATTTCAGGATGAACAATTGATTGAGAATGCCGGTTACAAATCAGATTTAAGAGTGCGTTACAATTCAGTCTCCACATTTTTAGCTTTGAGGCACTATTTTTATCTGAGTGAAAAATCAAAACTTTTTGTCCATATAGGTCCTATAGTGGACGTCCCTGTCGGTTCGGAAATTTTATACGCAAATACTGGCAGAGCAATGGATCCCGTCCTAAATGAATTAGACACTAATTTTGGTCTTGGATTAGGAATTGGTTACACTGTATCCGATAAACTTAGCATAGGCGTTGATTACACTTCAAAAAATATTGCTGGTGAGAAGTTTGTAGAGGCCAACTACGATCTTGATTGGAAAAGTTCATATTCCAGTTTCAGTTTAAAACTTGAATACGCTATTTTCTAG
- the secY gene encoding preprotein translocase subunit SecY — translation MKFINTIQNIWKIEELKNRILVTLGLLLVYRFGAQVVLPGIDAAQLSSLANQTDSGLLGLLNAFTGGAFSNASVFALGIMPYISASIVVQLMGIAIPYLQKLQKEGESGRKKINQITRWLTIAITLVQGPGYIYNLFATLPGEAFLLGDNLTFVISSVIILTTGTIFAMWLGEKITDKGIGNGISLLIMVGIIATLPQAFIQEFASRVFESNGGMVMILIELVIWFAIIMASVMLVMAVRQIPVQYARRSASGGYEKNVFGSRQYIPLKLNASGVMPIIFAQAIMFIPVALAGLSDSDTAQGVTAAFQNIFGFWYNLVFALLIIVFTYFYTAITVPTNKMADDLKRSGGFIPGIRPGTETAEYLDRIMSQITLPGSIFLALIAVFPAIVFSLLGVQQSWALFFGGTSLLIMVGVAIDTMQQVNSYLLNRHYDGLMKTGKNRKAVA, via the coding sequence ATGAAATTCATCAATACGATTCAAAATATTTGGAAAATCGAGGAGCTAAAAAATAGAATTTTAGTAACCCTCGGTTTGCTTTTGGTATATCGTTTCGGGGCGCAGGTAGTGCTTCCCGGAATTGATGCCGCTCAACTTTCAAGTCTGGCTAACCAGACAGATAGTGGACTATTAGGTCTACTTAATGCATTTACAGGTGGAGCGTTCTCGAATGCTTCAGTATTTGCTTTAGGTATTATGCCTTATATATCAGCCTCTATTGTAGTGCAATTAATGGGGATTGCTATTCCTTACTTGCAAAAGCTTCAGAAAGAAGGTGAAAGTGGACGTAAAAAGATCAATCAAATCACCCGATGGTTAACCATTGCTATCACATTAGTTCAGGGACCTGGTTATATTTATAACCTGTTTGCTACCTTGCCTGGAGAAGCATTCTTGCTTGGCGATAACTTAACTTTTGTTATCTCCTCAGTAATAATACTTACCACAGGTACAATTTTCGCGATGTGGTTAGGTGAGAAGATCACAGATAAAGGGATTGGTAATGGTATTTCATTGTTAATTATGGTGGGTATTATTGCTACTCTACCTCAGGCATTCATTCAGGAATTCGCTTCCAGAGTATTTGAATCCAATGGTGGTATGGTAATGATCCTTATTGAACTGGTGATCTGGTTTGCTATCATCATGGCGTCTGTAATGTTGGTAATGGCAGTACGTCAAATACCTGTACAGTATGCAAGAAGATCTGCTTCTGGCGGATATGAAAAGAATGTGTTTGGTTCAAGACAGTATATCCCTTTGAAATTAAATGCTTCTGGGGTAATGCCAATCATTTTCGCTCAGGCGATTATGTTCATTCCTGTAGCTCTTGCTGGTCTATCAGACTCAGATACTGCTCAGGGTGTGACGGCAGCATTTCAAAACATCTTTGGTTTCTGGTATAACCTTGTATTCGCTTTATTGATTATTGTCTTTACATATTTCTATACAGCGATCACGGTACCAACAAATAAGATGGCAGATGATCTTAAACGAAGTGGTGGTTTTATTCCAGGGATCCGTCCAGGAACTGAAACTGCTGAATACTTAGATAGGATCATGTCTCAAATTACGCTTCCTGGATCTATATTCCTGGCTCTTATTGCGGTGTTCCCTGCAATAGTTTTCTCTTTGTTGGGTGTACAGCAAAGTTGGGCGTTGTTCTTCGGAGGTACTTCACTTCTAATTATGGTTGGAGTTGCGATAGATACTATGCAGCAGGTAAATTCTTATCTACTGAATAGACACTATGACGGATTAATGAAAACAGGTAAAAACAGAAAAGCAGTAGCTTAA
- the rpsK gene encoding 30S ribosomal protein S11, translating into MAKKTNQKAGKTQKKRKVIVESNGEAHVTASFNNIIISLTNKKGDVVAWSSAGKMGFRGSKKNTPYAAQLAAEDASKVAHEAGMRKVKVYVKGPGNGRESAIRAVHNSGIEVTEIIDITPLPHNGCRPPKRRRV; encoded by the coding sequence ATGGCAAAGAAGACAAATCAAAAGGCCGGTAAGACTCAGAAGAAACGTAAAGTAATCGTTGAATCCAACGGTGAAGCTCACGTTACTGCTTCTTTTAATAACATCATTATTTCCCTTACCAATAAAAAGGGTGATGTTGTAGCGTGGTCATCTGCTGGTAAGATGGGCTTTAGAGGATCCAAGAAAAATACACCTTATGCTGCGCAGTTAGCTGCTGAAGATGCTTCGAAAGTAGCACATGAAGCTGGGATGCGTAAAGTTAAGGTTTATGTGAAAGGTCCTGGAAATGGTAGAGAGTCTGCTATTAGAGCAGTGCACAATAGTGGTATCGAGGTTACTGAAATTATCGACATCACTCCACTTCCACATAATGGATGTCGTCCTCCTAAGAGACGTAGAGTTTAA